In the genome of Candidatus Methylomirabilota bacterium, the window CAGCGTGTCGAGCCGCGAGGGCGCCCTCGTCCTCGCGATCATGTCGGGTGGCACCGAGCCCGTCTAAAGGTTGCATCGCGCCGACGAAACGCCTAATGTATGGCCGAAGGAACGCTCCCATGACCGAACGCGCCGTCAAGCACGTCAGGAAATTCCTGGGACAGCGCCTGCGGGCGCTCCGCAAGCAGCGGCTGCTCAGCCAGGAGCGGCTCGGCGAGCGCGCGAGCCTTTCCGGAAAGTTCATCGGCGAGGTCGAGCGCGGCGAGAAGTCCATCTCGATGGACAGCCTCTACCGCGTCTCGGTGGCGCTCGGGGTGCCGCTCAGGGATTTAACCGACGTGGGCGACAAGCACGCGCCGATCCCGACGGAAGACGCCGAGAAGATCTTCGCCCTGGTGTCGGGGCGGCGCCGCCCCGAGGATGTCCGGAAGGCGTACAACGTCCTGCGCGCGATGTTCGGGCGCGCCTCGTAACCCTCCCGCGGTCCACGCAGCTCACTCGTCTCCCGCACGGCAGGTGTGACCACCATGACCCAGGATCAGCTGTGGCTCGGGATCGGACTGCTCGGTCAGGCGTTCTTCTCCGCGCGCTTCCTGGTGCAGTGGGTCGCCAGCGAGCGCGCCCGCAAGAGCATCGTCCCGCGGCCCTT includes:
- a CDS encoding helix-turn-helix transcriptional regulator; protein product: MTERAVKHVRKFLGQRLRALRKQRLLSQERLGERASLSGKFIGEVERGEKSISMDSLYRVSVALGVPLRDLTDVGDKHAPIPTEDAEKIFALVSGRRRPEDVRKAYNVLRAMFGRAS